In Labrus bergylta chromosome 1, fLabBer1.1, whole genome shotgun sequence, one genomic interval encodes:
- the smarca5 gene encoding SWI/SNF-related matrix-associated actin-dependent regulator of chromatin subfamily A member 5, protein MSESETCAEQREEPTEREEAGGAEEKSDSSDAGKESSSDAGPDGQDASSSSPKAKEANPGYEEKVQTDRTNRFEYLLKQTELFAHFIQPSAQKTPTSPLKMKPGRPRIKNDEKQNLLSAGDNRHRRTEQEEDEELLSESTKTTNVCTRFDDSPSYVKSGTMRDYQVRGLNWLISLYENGINGILADEMGLGKTLQTISLLGYMKHYRNIPGPHMVLVPKSTLYNWMNEFKRWVPSLRAVCLIGDREQRNALIRDVLLPGEWDVCVTSYEMLIIEKAVFKKFNWRYLVIDEAHRIKNEKSKLSEIVREFKTTNRLLLTGTPLQNNLHELWALLNFLLPDVFNSAEDFDSWFDTNNCLGDQKLVERLHTVLRPFLLRRIKADVEKTLLPKKEIKMYVGLSKMQREWYTKILMKDIDILNSAGKTDKMRLLNVLMQLRKCCNHPYLFDGAEPGPPYTTDLHLVVNSGKMAVLDKLLPKMKQQGSRVLIFSQMTRVLDILEDYCMWRNYGYCRLDGQTPHEERQISINAYNEPNSCKFIFMLSTRAGGLGINLATADVVILYDSDWNPQVDLQAMDRAHRIGQQKQVRVFRFITENTVEERIVERAEMKLRLDSIVIQQGRLVDPSANKLGKDEMLSIIRHGATHVFASKESEITDDDIDEILERGERKTMEMKEKLSSLGESTLRNFTMDTENSSVYTFEGEDYREKKKVITNWIEPPKRERKANYAVDAYFREALRVSEPKAPKAPRPPKQPNVQDFQFFPPRLFELLEKEILFYRKTIGYKVPRNPELPNSAQAQKEEQAKIDEAEALTEEELEEKENLLQQGFTIWNKRDFNQFIKANEKWGRDDIENIAREVEGKTPEEVMEYSAVFWERCNELQDIEKIMAQIERGEARIQRRISIKKALDSKIGRYKAPFHQLRISYGTNKGKNYTEEEDRFLICMLHKLGFDKESVYDELRQCIRNSPQFRFDWFLKSRTAMELQRRCNTLITLIERENMELEEREKAEKKKRGPKTSSAQKRKSEGTPDGRGRRKKLKL, encoded by the exons ATGTCTGAAAGCGAAACCTGCGCGGAGCAGCGGGAAGAGCCGACTGAACGTGAAGAAGCCGGAGGAGCGGAG GAAAAGTCTGATTCTTCAGATGCTGGAAAAGAGTCGTCTTCAGATGCAGGTCCTGATGGACAAGAtgcatcctcctcctcacccaAAGCTAAAGAAGCCAATCCTGGTTATGAGGAGAAAGTG CAAACAGACCGGACCAACAGATTTGAGTACCTGCTGAAGCAAACAGAGTTGTTTGCTCACTTTATCCAACCATCTGCACAGAAGACCCCCACCTCACCCCTAAAGATGAAGCCTGGACGCCCTCGGATCAAGAATGACGAGAAACAAAACCTTTTGTCTGCTGGAGA CAACCGCCACCGTCGCACAGAgcaagaggaggatgaagagcttCTGAGTGAGAGCACAAAGACAACCAATGTGTGCACTCGCTTTGATGATTCTCCCTCCT ATGTCAAATCAGGGACAATGAGGGACTATCAGGTCCGTGGTCTAAATTGGCTCATCTCCTTGTATGAGAATGGCATCAACGGTATCCTTGCTGATGAGATG GGTTTGGGGAAGACTCTGCAAACCATTTCCCTGTTAGGATACATGAAGCACTACAGAAACATCCCCGGTCCCCACATGGTGCTGGTGCCCAAGTCAACCCTCTACAACTGGATGAATGAGTTCAAGAGATGGGTCCCTTCACTTCGAGCAGTCTGCCTGATCGGAGACAGAGAACAGAGG AATGCCCTGATCAGAGATGTGCTGCTGCCAGGAGAGTGGGATGTGTGCGTCACATCCTACGAGATGCTCATTATTGAAAAAGCAGTGTTCAAGAAGTTCAACTGGAGATACCTGGTCATTGATGAAGCCCACAGGATCAAGAATGAAAAATCAAAG CTCTCAGAGATTGTGCGAGAATTTAAGACTACCAATCGTTTGCTGCTGACTGGAACACCCCTGCAGAACAACCTGCATGAGCTGTGGGCTCTGCTGAACTTCCTGCTGCCTGACGTCTTCAACTCAGCAGAG GACTTTGATTCTTGGTTTGACACCAACAACTGCTTAGGTGATCAGAAGTTGGTGGAGCGTCTTCACACT GTACTGCGTCCTTTCTTGCTTCGTCGTATAAAAGCAGATGTAGAAAAGACTCTGCTTCCGAAGAAAGAGATCAAGATGTACGTTGGACTGAGTAAAATGCAGCGAGAGTG GTACACAAAGATTCTGATGAAGGACATTGACATCCTGAACTCAGCGGGTAAGACGGACAAGATGCGTCTCCTCAATGTTCTGATGCAGCTGAGGAAATGTTGCAACCACCCGTACCTGTTTGACGGAGCTGAGCCCGGTCCCCCCTACACCACTGACCTCCATCTGGTGGTAAACAGTGGCAAGATGGCAGTGCTGGACAAGCTGCTACCCAAGATGAAGCAGCAGG GTTCTCGTGTGCTCATCTTCAGTCAGATGACCAGGGTGCTGGACATCTTGGAGGACTACTGCATGTGGAGGAACTACGGCTACTGCCGCCTGGATGGCCAGACGCCGCACGAGGAGAGACAG ATCTCTATCAACGCATACAACGAGCCCAACAGCTGTAAGTTCATCTTCATGTTGAGCACCAGAGCTGGAGGACTGGGTATCAACTTGGCTACAGCTGATGTGGTCATCTTGTATGACTCCGACTGGAACCCTCAAGTCGACCTTCAAGCCATG GACCGAGCTCACAGGATTGGTCAGCAGAAGCAGGTACGCGTCTTTCGTTTCATCACTGAAAACACAGTGGAGGAGAGGATTGTGGAGAGGGCCGAGATGAAACTGCGCCTGGACTCCATTGTCATCCAGCAAG GAAGACTGGTGGATCCCAGTGCGAACAAGCTGGGCAAAGATGAGATGCTGTCCATCATTCGCCACGGTGCCACACACGTATTCGCTTCCAAAGAAAGCGAGATCACGGACGATGACATTGATGAAATCTTGGAAAGAGGTGAAAGGAAG ACAAtggagatgaaggagaaactGTCTTCACTGGGTGAGAGCACTCTGAGAAACTTCACCATGGACACAGAGAACAGCAGTGTGTACACATTTGAAGGAGAAGATtatagagagaagaaaaag GTCATTACCAACTGGATCGAGCCGCccaagagagaaaggaaagccAATTACGCAGTGGACGCATACTTCAGAGAAGCTCTGAGAGTCAGTGAGCCAAAAGCACCCAAG GCTCCTCGTCCTCCCAAGCAGCCAAATGTTCAGGACTTCCAGTTTTTCCCTCCTCGTCTTTTTGAGCTTCTAGAAAAGGAAATTCTCTTCTACAGAAAGACCATAGGCTACAAG GTTCCACGTAATCCAGAACTGCCAAATTCAGCCCAGGCCCAGAAAGAAGAGCAGGCTAAGATTGATGAGGCCGAGGCTCTCACAGAGGAGGAGctagaggagaaggagaaccTGCTACAACAG GGATTTACTATCTGGAACAAACGTGACTTCAACCAGTTCATCAAAGCCAATGAGAAGTGGGGAAGAGATGATATTGAGAACATCGCCAGAGAGGTCGAGGGAAAGACTCCAGAGGAAGTGATGGAATATTCTG CTGTTTTCTGGGAGCGCTGCAATGAGCTGCAGGACATCGAGAAGATCATGGCCCAaatagagagaggagaggccAGAATCCAGAGGAGGATTAGCATTAAGAAAGCACTTGACTCAAAG ATTGGTCGCTACAAGGCTCCGTTTCATCAGCTGCGTATCTCCTATGGCACCAACAAAGGCAAGAActacacagaggaggaagaccGTTTCCTCATCTGTATGCTTCACAAGCTGGGCTTCGACAAGGAGAGCGTGTATGACGAGCTACGTCAGTGCATCCGCAACTCACCGCAGTTCCGCTTCGACTGGTTCCTCAAATCTAGGACTGCCATG GAGCTTCAGAGGCGATGCAACACCCTGATCACACTGATcgagagagagaacatggagctggaggagagagagaaggctgaGAAAAAGAAACGGGGCCCAAAAACCAGCTCA GCCCAGAAACGGAAGTCAGAGGGAACTCCAGATGGTCGTGGACGGAGAAAAAAGCTGAAGTTGTGA